A single Vigna radiata var. radiata cultivar VC1973A chromosome 8, Vradiata_ver6, whole genome shotgun sequence DNA region contains:
- the LOC106770154 gene encoding LRR receptor-like serine/threonine-protein kinase GSO2, which yields MCCEGCWTEEKQALLGLSSLFYDPFSITSSWNAYTDCCEWEGVHCNSSTGRILHLSFDGRKSTQQYINYSDFSVFKDLKKLFLPSNIVGCVGDAGLWSILRNLEILDLSFNNCSQIDIGSALSGSLKSLYLGESELSWRSIYNISKLSSLEVLDLSWNYLNESESILGSLKENETFKWPTNLQELILRSNSLNNRFLSSLSGLPHLQGLDLSQNQLEGTLDISGLLTSSNLTLISLRNNNIHNFVANQGTKSLDRLDFLDLDWNMIDGNKLRESLRTLSLSIRELSISYNNLTGTIAEDFHDLSNLQQLTLDGNINMKNNFFESIGNLTSLKTLSVSYCHINDTLPAADWYKMNKLEELNLEGNGFEGYLPGSFVNMTSLRKLEISQNNFIGRFDSSIATLTSLEYFGFIENQFEVPISFLPFANHSNLKVILGEGNKIILDSQYNLHTYVPKFQLSMLSLSSNIETSPLRLPRFLLYQKDLITLDFSNLKLEARFPHWLLENNTKMIEVTFRNCSLTGTMQLPLHPLLELQRIDVSDNTIIDKISSKNMSSVYPNLEYLNMSRNYFKGSIPREFSQMKYLYELDLSNNQLSGKVSYDIFEATQRLVLLKLSNNKFEGLIFTIPANLESLSLNDNNFCGELPRNIFNTSIISLDVSNNHLVGNIPSLLTNFSRLEELRMSNNHFEGFIPSELTQLEDLRYLDLSQNNLIGLVPSFLNSFVKYIHLSNNHLTGLSKRMFNESSHLVMLDLNYNEISGNIQDMMQDLNYTKLNFLLLKGNHINGDIPKQLCELIDLTMLDLSDNEFSGEIPHCLGTMPFDNTNLDPLLKASKGSFFVEGYSQAPLPSEHKKEKASFTSKRSTYTYIGSILGYMSGIDLSLNKLKGNIPNELGNLTRIRALNLSHNDLIGQIPDSFSNLVQTESLDLSFNKLNGQIPPKLNVLTSLEVLSVAHNNLSGPIPEWTNQFATFDESSYEGNPFLCGPPLKSCNPSSTTISNDSNINKDNSSFVDMYVFCVSFVVSYTLAFLATTGALYINPYWRQAWFYYLELVSLNGYYFIVDNFCRFCNV from the exons ATGTGCTGTGAAGGATGTTGGACAGAAGAGAAACAAGCACTTTTGGGCCTAAGTTCCCTTTTCTACGATCCTTTTTCCATCACTTCCTCATGGAATGCCTACACAGATTGTTGTGAATGGGAAGGAGTGCACTGCAATTCCTCCACAGGGAGAATACTCCATCTTTCTTTTGACGGCCGGAAGTCAACacaacaatatataaattactctgatttttctgtctTCAAAGATTTGAAGAAGCTCTTCTTGCCATCTAATATAGTTGGTTGTGTTGGGGATGCAG GTTTATGGTCAATATTAAGGAATCTTGAGATCCTTGACTTGTCCTTTAACAACTGCAGCCAAATTGATATTGGCTCTGCTCTCAGTGGATCCCTCAAGTCTTTATATTTGGGAGAAAGTGAATTGAGTTGGAGATCAATTTATA ATATTTCAAAATTGAGTTCTTTGGAGGTCCTTGACTTAAGCTGGAACTACTTGAACGAGTCTGAGAGTATATTGGGGTCTTTGAAAG aGAATGAGACATTTAAATGGCCAACCAATTTACAAGAACTAATCCTCCGAAGTAACAGTTTGAACAACAGATTTCTTTCATCTCTGAGTGGACTTCCACATCTACAGGGTCTTGATTTAAGCCAAAATCAATTAGAAGGAACACTAGATATAAGTG GATTGTTGACTTCATCCAATTTGACGCTTATTTCtctaagaaataataatatccACAATTTTGTGGCCAATCAAG GTACAAAAAGTCTCGATAGATTGGATTTTCTTGATTTAGATTGGAATATGATAGATGGAAACAAATTAAGAGAGTCATTACGAACTTTATCATTATCCATTAGAGAACTTTCTATATCTTACAATAACTTGACAGGAACAATAGCTGAAg ATTTTCATGATTTAAGTAACCTACAACAATTGACATTGGATGGGAATATTAACatgaagaataatttttttgaaagtaTTGGAAACTTGACATCCTTAAAAACTTTGTCTGTTTCATACTGTCATATAAATGACACTCTTCCCGCAGCTg ATTGGTATAAGATGAACAAGTTGGAAGAGTTAAATCTAGAAGGCAATGGATTTGAAGGATATCTTCCAGGTTCATTTGTTAACATGACATCTCTTCGAAAATTGGAAATTTCTCAAAATAACTTCATTGGAAGGTTTGACTCTAGTATTGCAACACTTACATCACTtgaatattttggttttatagaAAACCAATTTGAAGTTCCTATTTCCTTTTTGCCATTTGCCAATCATTCAAACCTTAAAGTCATCTTAGGTGAAGGCAATAAAATCATATTGGACTCACAATACAATCTGCATACTTATGttccaaaatttcaattaaGTATGCTTAGCTTGTCTTCAAACATTGAGACTAGTCCTCTTCGGCTTCCCAgatttcttctttatcaaaaaGATTTAATTACACTAGATTTCAGTAATTTGAAGTTGGAAGCAAGGTTTCCTCATTGGTTGTtggaaaacaacacaaaaatgatTGAAGTTACTTTTAGAAATTGTTCTTTGACTGGTACTATGCAATTACCATTGCATCCCCTTCTTGAGTTACAGAGAATTGATGTGTCTGACAATAccataattgataaaatttcaaGCAAGAATATGAGTTCAGTCTATCCAAATTTGGAATATTTAAACATGTCCAGAAACTACTTCAAAGGTTCAATTCCTCGTGAGTTTAGCCAAATGAAGTATTTGTATGAGTTGGATCTTTCAAACAATCAATTGTCTGGAAAAGTATCATATGACATATTTGAAGCTACACAACGACTCGTTTTGTTGAAACTTTCAAATAATAAGTTTGAGGGGCTCATCTTTACAATACCCGCTAATTTGGAGTCATTATCATTGAATGATAATAACTTCTGTGGTGAACTTCCTAGAAACATTTTTAACACATCCATCATTTCATTGGACGTAAGCAATAATCATTTGGTAGGAAACATTCCAAGTCTTTTGACAAATTTTTCAAGATTAGAGGAACTTCGTATGTCTAATAACCACTTTGAAGGGTTCATTCCATCAGAATTGACACAACTTGAAGATCTAAGATATTTAGATCTCTCCCAAAATAATTTGATTGGTCTTGTACcatcatttttaaattcttttgtgAAATATATCCATTTGAGCAATAATCATTTAACAGGATTGTCCAAAAGGATGTTCAATGAAAGCTCCCATTTAGTGATGTTAGATCTTAACTATAATGAAATATCTGGCAACATTCAAGATATGATGCAAGACCTTAATTACACAAAGTTGaattttctccttttaaaaGGTAACCACATTAATGGGGATATACCTAAGCAATTATGTGAGTTGATAGATTTAACCATGTTAGATCTTTCAGACAATGAGTTTTCTGGAGAAATTCCCCATTGCTTGGGGACAATGCCTTTTGATAATACAAACCTTGATCCATTATTAAAAGCATCAAAGGGAAGCTTCTTTGTTGAAGGATATAGTCAAGCACCATTACCATCAGAGcataagaaagagaaagcaagtTTCACTTCAAAGAGAAGTACTTATACTTACATCGGAAGCATCCTTGGTTACATGTCTGGAATTGATTTatccttaaataaattaaaaggaaatattCCAAACGAGCTTGGAAACTTGACAAGAATCCGAGCATTGAACTTGTCTCATAATGATTTGATTGGACAAATTCCGGATTCATTCTCAAATTTGGTGCAAACAGAGAGTTTAGATCTTTCTTTTAACAAGTTGAATGGTCAAATTCCTCCTAAGCTCAATGTCCTAACCTCACTTGAAGTATTAAGTGTGGCACACAACAATTTATCAGGCCCAATACCTGAATGGACAAACCAATTTGCCACATTTGATGAAAGTAGCTATGAAGGGAACCCATTCCTTTGTGGACCTCCACTAAAGAGTTGCAATCCATCTTCTACAACTATTTCAAATGACTCAAATATTAACAAAGATAATAGTAGTTTTGTGGACATGTATGTCTTTTGTGTGAGCTTTGTTGTATCATACACATTAGCATTCTTAGCAACCACTGGAGCTCTATACATCAATCCTTACTGGAGGCAAGCATggttttactacttggaatTGGTTAGTTTAAATGGTTACTACTTTATTGTGGATAATTTTTGTAGATTTTGTAATGTGTGA
- the LOC106769964 gene encoding NADH dehydrogenase [ubiquinone] 1 alpha subcomplex subunit 13-A, translating to MTEAYIRNKPGMVSVKDMPVLQDGPPPGGFAPVRFARRIPNKGPSAVAIFLAAFGTFSWGMYQVGQGNKIRRALKEEKYAARRSILPVLQAEEDERFVREWHKYLAYEAEVMKDVPGWKVGESVYNSGRWVPPASGELRPDIW from the exons ATGACGGAGGCCTATATAAGGAACAAGCCAGGCATGGTGAGCGTGAAGGACATGCCGGTTCTCCAGGACGgtccaccgccgggcggtttcgcACCGGTCCGGTTCGCTCGCCGCATCCCTAACAAGGGCCCAAGCGCCGTCGCCATATTCCTCGCTGCCTTCGGAACATTTTCTTGGGGCATGTACCAGGTCGGCCAGGGCAACAAGATCCGAAg GGCActgaaggaagaaaaatatgCTGCCCGCCGATCCATACTGCCTGTGCTACAGGCTGAAGAGGATGAGAG ATTTGTTAGAGAGTGGCATAAATACCTCGCGTATGAGGCAGAAGTGATGAAGGATGTGCCTGGTTGGAAGGTTGGTGAAAGTGTGTACAATTCTGGGAGATGGGTGCCCCCAGCTAGCGGTGAGTTGCGTCCTGATATCTGGTGA